A genomic stretch from Coriobacteriia bacterium includes:
- the wecB gene encoding UDP-N-acetylglucosamine 2-epimerase (non-hydrolyzing) — MRNRVRALVVFGTRPEAIKLAPVIERLRERHEQFETLVAVTAQHREMLDQVLGVFGIAPDFDLDIMTVGQSLTDINVRALGGLSPLVARVRPDIMIVQGDTTTTFAAALSAFYHHVPVGHVEAGLRTQDLEQPYPEEANRRLTTQIAKWHFAPTSVAEANLLREGVEPQSITVTGNTVVDALIQTAQRPYDFGPGKISDVLASGRRIVLVTAHRRENWGAPMESICSAVGRLADRFDDVEILFATHGNPACADIASEALGGQERVHLIGPQEYLPFVKLMQASTLVLTDSGGMQEEAPTLGKPALVMRDITERPEAVQAGVVKLVGTDADNIVAEASVLLSDAGAYDAMAKRANPFGDGHAAERIVEVLTASAGA, encoded by the coding sequence GTGCGCAATCGCGTGCGCGCGCTAGTTGTGTTCGGTACACGCCCCGAAGCGATCAAACTCGCGCCCGTCATCGAGCGCCTTCGAGAGCGCCACGAGCAGTTCGAGACGCTGGTCGCGGTGACGGCTCAGCACCGCGAAATGCTTGATCAAGTGCTCGGCGTGTTCGGGATTGCGCCCGACTTCGACCTCGACATCATGACGGTCGGGCAATCGCTCACCGACATCAACGTAAGGGCCCTCGGAGGGCTGTCGCCGCTGGTGGCGCGGGTACGACCAGACATCATGATCGTGCAAGGTGATACCACGACGACGTTTGCCGCGGCGCTCTCAGCGTTCTACCACCACGTGCCAGTTGGACACGTCGAGGCCGGGCTGCGAACCCAAGACCTGGAACAGCCGTATCCCGAGGAGGCCAACCGGCGCCTCACCACACAGATCGCGAAGTGGCACTTTGCGCCGACCAGCGTCGCAGAGGCGAATCTCCTGCGGGAGGGCGTCGAGCCGCAGAGCATCACTGTCACCGGCAACACCGTGGTAGACGCGCTCATCCAGACTGCGCAGAGGCCGTACGACTTCGGCCCCGGCAAGATCTCCGACGTACTCGCCAGCGGTCGGCGTATCGTGCTGGTCACCGCACATCGACGCGAGAACTGGGGAGCGCCGATGGAGTCGATCTGCTCGGCCGTCGGACGTTTGGCCGACAGATTCGACGACGTCGAGATCCTCTTCGCCACACACGGCAACCCCGCATGCGCGGACATCGCAAGCGAAGCGCTCGGCGGGCAAGAGCGTGTACACCTCATCGGGCCACAGGAATACCTGCCGTTCGTGAAGTTGATGCAGGCGTCGACACTCGTGCTGACGGACTCCGGGGGCATGCAAGAGGAAGCGCCGACTCTGGGCAAGCCAGCGCTCGTCATGCGCGACATCACCGAGCGGCCCGAGGCCGTGCAGGCGGGGGTCGTTAAGCTCGTCGGCACGGACGCCGACAACATCGTGGCCGAGGCATCGGTGCTGTTGAGCGATGCAGGCGCCTACGACGCGATGGCGAAGCGGGCCAACCCCTTCGGCGACGGCCATGCCGCCGAGAGGATCGTCGAGGTGCTCACGGCATCGGCTGGCGCCTAG
- a CDS encoding glycosyltransferase, whose amino-acid sequence MPIQLTRTQVTPDSGSRNARSFVSVAVALCFLVLVAVTVLVLDWTTALSLIGGGLLVGLGAVWPTLWLAAAVKSRSERRVNATAQSAPPSTPTGLPTIFSGAPVRLTVLVPARNEASVIGGMVSQLIAQTHADFQALIIANNCTDDTAAVARRAAAGDARIEVLEATFERGVKADALNFALPQATGDAIVQLDADNVVEPSFLKSIAEAFFDPETQAVQTAIRASNVEAGILPHLQDVEFQVYSDVFNAGRAAIGRTSSIGGTGFAIRTPLIREFGGWSRHLVEDFELHLRLARAGIKVGYLGSAVVFDEKPATWGALINQRRRWIRGHVSLALSPRSASGLPLLEAIYLYSPLGIALSLALLCLGYAAAMAPGLLPPFAYLSPIFWLASILATGVMLFFVTRSRGHKVGLFSLLAYLLLFGFHWVVVLFAALLPASWAKTKTVHGRDARRGLAGYLGVDGMRSGAVLVATLVLAGLWLTPLVGAVASPEVRAHMLSPIQAPDASTVAVMSVVESAEAAGRASLTGTVVSATNGNPIKSAALTLSRGKLHYHATSNSHGTFLITVSRPGTYAFTAAKSGYLRGSCSVHLGSGESVRVMVMLSKQHSGVIYIVPVPY is encoded by the coding sequence ATGCCCATACAATTGACGCGAACCCAAGTGACTCCGGATTCGGGAAGCCGCAACGCTCGCTCGTTCGTCTCAGTGGCGGTGGCGCTGTGCTTCCTCGTTCTGGTGGCCGTGACCGTCTTGGTTCTGGACTGGACGACGGCGCTGTCGCTGATTGGCGGCGGGCTCCTCGTTGGGCTCGGCGCGGTGTGGCCGACGTTGTGGCTCGCTGCTGCGGTCAAGAGCCGCAGCGAGCGTCGCGTGAACGCGACGGCACAGAGCGCTCCGCCCTCCACACCCACTGGTTTGCCAACCATCTTCAGCGGGGCGCCGGTCCGCCTGACTGTGCTCGTCCCGGCGCGCAACGAGGCGTCGGTAATCGGAGGCATGGTTTCGCAACTCATCGCCCAGACTCACGCAGATTTCCAAGCCCTCATCATCGCGAACAACTGCACAGACGACACGGCCGCCGTCGCTCGCCGAGCGGCCGCCGGGGACGCACGCATTGAAGTCCTGGAGGCGACATTCGAGCGCGGCGTCAAGGCCGACGCACTCAACTTCGCACTCCCGCAGGCCACCGGCGATGCAATCGTGCAGCTTGACGCCGACAACGTCGTGGAGCCGAGCTTCCTCAAGAGTATTGCCGAGGCGTTCTTCGATCCCGAGACCCAGGCCGTACAGACGGCCATCCGAGCCTCCAACGTCGAAGCGGGCATCCTGCCACATCTGCAGGACGTCGAGTTCCAGGTTTACTCCGATGTCTTCAACGCCGGTCGCGCCGCGATCGGCCGTACCAGTTCGATCGGCGGCACGGGTTTCGCCATCCGCACTCCGCTGATCCGCGAGTTCGGAGGCTGGTCGCGCCATCTCGTCGAGGACTTCGAGCTGCATCTTCGTCTTGCTCGCGCTGGAATCAAGGTGGGCTACCTGGGCTCGGCGGTGGTCTTTGACGAGAAGCCAGCTACATGGGGGGCGCTGATCAACCAACGCAGGCGTTGGATCCGCGGGCATGTCTCGCTCGCCCTCTCGCCGAGAAGCGCGAGCGGGCTGCCGTTGCTCGAGGCGATCTACCTGTACTCGCCGCTGGGTATTGCGCTCTCGCTCGCGCTGTTGTGCCTCGGCTATGCGGCGGCCATGGCGCCAGGGCTGCTGCCGCCATTCGCCTACCTGTCGCCGATCTTCTGGCTCGCGAGCATCCTCGCTACGGGAGTGATGCTGTTCTTCGTCACGCGTTCGCGGGGCCACAAGGTGGGCCTGTTCTCGCTCTTGGCCTACCTCCTCTTGTTCGGCTTCCACTGGGTCGTCGTGCTCTTTGCTGCGCTGCTCCCGGCGTCTTGGGCCAAGACCAAGACAGTCCATGGCCGAGACGCTCGACGCGGCCTGGCGGGTTACCTCGGCGTGGACGGGATGCGCTCCGGCGCGGTGCTGGTCGCCACCCTGGTGCTGGCCGGGTTGTGGCTGACGCCGTTGGTCGGGGCGGTCGCCTCACCTGAGGTCCGCGCCCACATGCTGAGCCCGATCCAAGCACCTGACGCGTCCACGGTCGCAGTCATGAGCGTGGTCGAGAGCGCGGAAGCCGCTGGGCGCGCCTCCCTCACCGGCACCGTTGTGTCTGCGACCAACGGCAACCCCATCAAAAGCGCGGCGCTCACCCTGAGCCGGGGCAAGCTTCACTATCACGCGACCTCCAACTCGCACGGCACGTTCTTGATCACCGTGAGCAGGCCAGGCACCTACGCGTTCACGGCCGCCAAGTCAGGTTACTTGAGGGGCTCATGCTCGGTGCACTTGGGTTCGGGCGAGTCGGTGAGGGTGATGGTGATGCTGTCCAAGCAGCACAGTGGCGTCATCTACATTGTCCCGGTCCCGTACTAG
- a CDS encoding IPT/TIG domain-containing protein: MLKGRTLWLLAALLTIVICFAPGTALAAVTSVHAGSASGPSSSPEGTPFTLYVIGTGFGSSSQVTWTPPSGSAITLARLSQTTTQLTASVPATAVVNEGASGTGTTAYRVSVTGTGAGGPLNFLITEADTLTVTPVTINATSGATFSGTIANLSDTWDNQNPSEFTVGINWGDGSATDTAGTVTRTGVGTYSISGSHTYTNPFLSTTVKTATTYPASTIPIANNGTTNFASSGSLVVFTGSGYQTVSYTGKTTGTSASFTGVTGWTGSGTLAVGNPVTQQYQAVTVAVTDPSPGTASSVGTSSLTVADGTTYLMNAGPFSTTEGQTYTGSSPFFPGSIYTGAIFPTTGWYRLLVSNGSTSAWYTLYTSGPNNYMYPNSTSGSVVFPTVGQVPYSETLYLNNGTPVASAASTVTVNDAGLSYYSAVNTYHTVEASSTGTIQVGKFLDSYIGGGDHHGDFTCTIHWGDGSTDTSVPAVYVSSNTYTVSGSHTYSEEGTYTATYDVADVGGSTLTGVSTAIVAVSDPSVVATGVAPLTTPFGTPLGTQVLATFTDPAGPEANDGTHYAATIDWGGSFGTSDGVIDFADGTFTVSGDVPYSDPGTYSPTVTINHEASTPQTVTDSVVVQAPITNDIVPSTLGNGSITPDTTQTVVYGSDSPTFTITPGVGSQILDVVVDGISQGPITSYQFTNVTAPHTISAIFAIDTFDIVPSAGAGGSISPSTTQTVDYGSDSATFTITPDANHHIADVLVDGVSQGPITSYQFTNVGSGHTISASFAIDTFDIVPSAGAGGSISPSTTQTVDYGSDSATFTIAADVGHHLVDVQVDGVSQGVLSAYKFTGVTAGHTISATFDVSPIPSVTSLSTYNGAPGTIITITGTNFGSTEGANVVTFGGFTTTALTWSDTQITVVVPDGALEGYVGVWRDGVCSNGLYFIPFDTPVVTSISPDSGPVGSTVTISGSGFGASEGSGVVTFGGVTTTALTWSDTTITVAVPPGAPAGYVGVWQHGVCSNGIFFTPGTVPAITGLSTSIAPVGTTVVVTGSGFGASQGNGKVTLAGETCAVQSWSDTSVTFVVPADATAGYVGVWNDGGICSNGVWLQPVARIDALSNWWGAPSSEVTITGAGFGATQGSNIVTFGGVTAAVVSWSDTAIVATVPASATAGYVGVWTNGFCSNGIYFLSITPAVITNVDPGSASIGSTITVTGTGFGASQGAGDSVTVAGVTATITNWSDTSITAQVPVGATTGYVGVWKSGVSSNGWYMSVTP, encoded by the coding sequence ATGTTGAAGGGACGCACGCTCTGGCTTCTGGCCGCACTGCTAACGATTGTGATTTGCTTCGCTCCCGGCACCGCGCTGGCCGCAGTGACCAGCGTTCATGCTGGCAGCGCCTCAGGTCCAAGTAGCTCCCCGGAAGGGACGCCATTCACGCTCTACGTGATTGGAACCGGGTTCGGCAGCTCATCGCAGGTGACGTGGACTCCACCTAGCGGCAGCGCGATTACGCTGGCCCGGCTGTCCCAGACCACGACTCAGCTGACGGCTTCCGTTCCGGCGACCGCGGTGGTCAATGAAGGTGCGTCCGGCACCGGCACGACTGCCTACAGGGTCAGCGTGACTGGCACTGGGGCTGGCGGTCCGCTGAACTTCCTGATCACCGAGGCGGACACGCTGACCGTGACGCCTGTGACAATCAATGCGACGTCCGGTGCAACGTTCTCGGGAACGATCGCCAATCTCTCGGACACGTGGGACAACCAGAATCCCTCCGAGTTCACGGTCGGCATCAACTGGGGCGATGGTTCGGCTACCGACACCGCCGGCACGGTCACGAGGACTGGCGTCGGAACGTACAGCATCTCCGGGTCTCACACCTACACGAACCCATTCTTGTCTACGACCGTCAAGACGGCGACCACGTACCCCGCGTCAACGATCCCTATAGCCAACAACGGCACTACCAACTTCGCCTCGTCCGGATCGCTGGTGGTGTTCACCGGGTCCGGCTACCAGACCGTGAGCTACACCGGTAAGACGACCGGCACGAGCGCTTCGTTCACGGGTGTCACGGGCTGGACCGGAAGCGGCACCCTTGCGGTCGGCAATCCGGTGACGCAGCAGTACCAAGCTGTGACCGTCGCGGTCACCGACCCGTCTCCCGGAACCGCCAGTTCGGTCGGCACGAGCTCGCTCACTGTTGCCGACGGGACGACCTACCTGATGAACGCCGGCCCCTTCTCCACGACCGAAGGCCAGACCTACACAGGTTCAAGCCCCTTCTTCCCCGGCAGCATCTACACCGGAGCGATATTCCCGACTACCGGCTGGTACCGCCTGCTGGTCAGCAACGGCAGCACCTCGGCGTGGTACACGCTCTACACGTCGGGCCCGAACAACTACATGTATCCGAATAGCACATCGGGCTCGGTCGTCTTCCCGACCGTAGGCCAGGTGCCCTACTCCGAGACGCTGTACCTGAACAACGGGACGCCGGTCGCCAGCGCGGCGAGCACGGTGACCGTCAACGACGCGGGTCTGTCGTACTACAGTGCCGTCAACACGTATCACACCGTTGAGGCGTCCTCGACTGGAACGATCCAGGTGGGCAAGTTCCTAGACAGCTACATCGGCGGTGGCGACCATCATGGTGACTTCACTTGCACGATCCACTGGGGTGACGGCAGCACCGACACGAGCGTGCCCGCCGTCTATGTGAGCAGCAACACATACACGGTCAGTGGCTCACACACGTATTCCGAGGAGGGCACCTACACGGCGACCTACGACGTCGCCGACGTCGGGGGCAGCACGCTGACCGGCGTGAGTACCGCTATCGTCGCGGTTTCGGACCCCTCCGTCGTCGCCACCGGGGTGGCGCCGCTCACGACGCCCTTTGGAACCCCTCTTGGCACTCAGGTGCTCGCCACGTTCACCGACCCGGCCGGGCCCGAGGCCAACGACGGCACGCACTACGCTGCGACTATCGACTGGGGCGGCAGCTTCGGCACGAGCGACGGCGTGATTGACTTCGCCGACGGCACGTTCACCGTGAGCGGGGACGTGCCCTACAGCGACCCCGGTACCTACTCGCCGACCGTCACGATCAACCACGAGGCGAGCACGCCACAGACCGTGACGGACTCGGTTGTCGTCCAAGCGCCAATCACCAACGATATCGTCCCGAGCACTCTGGGCAACGGCTCGATCACGCCTGACACGACCCAGACTGTCGTGTACGGATCGGACAGTCCGACGTTTACGATAACCCCGGGCGTGGGCAGCCAGATCCTTGACGTGGTGGTCGATGGCATCAGCCAAGGACCGATCACCAGCTACCAGTTCACGAATGTCACTGCGCCGCACACGATCTCGGCCATCTTCGCCATCGACACCTTCGACATCGTCCCGAGCGCCGGCGCCGGCGGCTCGATCTCGCCGAGCACGACGCAGACTGTCGACTACGGCTCGGACAGCGCGACGTTCACGATCACGCCGGACGCTAATCATCACATCGCCGACGTTCTGGTCGACGGGGTGAGCCAGGGCCCGATCACCAGCTACCAGTTCACCAACGTCGGTTCCGGTCACACGATCAGCGCGAGCTTCGCCATCGACACCTTCGACATCGTCCCGAGCGCCGGCGCCGGCGGCTCAATCTCGCCGAGCACGACGCAGACTGTCGATTACGGCTCGGACAGCGCGACGTTCACCATCGCGGCTGACGTGGGGCACCACCTCGTCGACGTCCAAGTCGACGGAGTGAGCCAAGGTGTGCTGAGCGCCTACAAGTTCACCGGCGTCACCGCAGGGCACACGATCAGCGCGACGTTCGACGTCAGTCCGATTCCGAGTGTCACATCGCTCTCGACGTATAACGGCGCACCCGGCACGATCATCACGATCACCGGCACCAATTTCGGGAGTACCGAGGGCGCCAACGTCGTGACCTTCGGCGGCTTTACCACTACCGCGCTCACGTGGTCCGATACTCAGATCACAGTCGTCGTGCCCGATGGAGCGCTCGAGGGTTATGTGGGCGTTTGGCGAGACGGCGTGTGCTCCAACGGTCTGTACTTCATCCCGTTCGACACGCCTGTGGTCACCTCGATTTCACCCGACTCAGGTCCCGTTGGATCCACTGTGACGATTTCCGGCTCCGGCTTCGGAGCAAGTGAGGGTTCGGGCGTCGTCACCTTCGGTGGGGTTACTACGACCGCTCTAACGTGGTCTGACACCACGATTACCGTTGCCGTGCCGCCTGGCGCCCCGGCTGGTTACGTGGGTGTGTGGCAGCACGGAGTGTGCTCCAACGGCATCTTCTTCACGCCGGGCACGGTCCCAGCAATCACCGGACTGTCCACGAGCATCGCTCCGGTCGGGACGACTGTGGTCGTCACCGGCAGCGGGTTCGGCGCGAGCCAAGGCAACGGCAAGGTCACTCTCGCGGGCGAGACCTGCGCAGTGCAGAGCTGGTCCGACACGTCGGTCACCTTCGTGGTGCCTGCTGACGCTACCGCCGGGTACGTCGGCGTATGGAACGATGGCGGAATCTGCTCCAACGGCGTGTGGCTGCAGCCTGTAGCGCGCATCGACGCCTTGTCGAACTGGTGGGGTGCCCCGAGTAGCGAGGTCACCATCACGGGTGCTGGCTTCGGTGCCACGCAGGGCAGCAACATCGTAACGTTCGGAGGCGTTACAGCGGCAGTCGTGAGCTGGTCTGACACGGCCATCGTCGCGACGGTACCCGCCTCGGCAACTGCCGGCTACGTGGGTGTGTGGACGAACGGCTTCTGCTCTAACGGCATCTACTTCCTGTCGATAACCCCGGCGGTCATCACGAATGTCGATCCCGGCTCGGCGTCGATCGGCAGCACGATCACGGTGACCGGCACCGGTTTCGGCGCCAGCCAAGGCGCGGGCGACTCGGTCACCGTCGCTGGGGTCACTGCCACTATCACCAACTGGTCTGATACCTCGATCACGGCGCAAGTTCCCGTGGGTGCAACGACAGGCTATGTCGGCGTATGGAAGAGCGGCGTGTCCTCCAACGGCTGGTACATGAGCGTGACGCCGTGA